AAAACTAGAAACTGGCAGGGTTATCAGCAACCTAAGAAAAGAGACTGAATAAGAACTATCAGTCACTTAGATATGATTGATGCTTTCTTTATTATGTGGCAACCCTTTACTATACAATGAGTAGACGGTTTTTTCTCTAACAGCCTTCATTGCTTTCTGCGATAAGGCTTCCAAGGATTCCACGATTTCAGGCAAAAGTTTTGCTGGAATGCCAATGAACATGTGTTCGGGTGGGGTATCTGTAGCTTGTCTACATCCATAACAGCCAGGCGTCATATTTATTTCGCCAGTTAAGTAAGGCACCGTTGTTACATCAACACATTCGGCTTGGAAAATGGATGAGTTAAAGCTTAGTCTTCCGCCTTCTTTGAAGTTTCTGGCTAAGCCAAGCCACATTATGTGCTCCGGGACGCTCTCGATAACGACAATGTCAGGCTCCATCGGGAAGTCTCTTAGAGGCCCCGCAACTACC
The window above is part of the Candidatus Bathyarchaeota archaeon genome. Proteins encoded here:
- a CDS encoding DUF169 domain-containing protein; protein product: MENKILSLKLEEMLDLKTQPVAIKIVKTGEPLPDIKTPAQNSRYCQLLMLARRGHTLMLNAEKIACPAAKAALGLGPLAEKISTGEMLCTLGLFASKEAAAKTMRMIPRIKEGSAKAVVAGPLRDFPMEPDIVVIESVPEHIMWLGLARNFKEGGRLSFNSSIFQAECVDVTTVPYLTGEINMTPGCYGCRQATDTPPEHMFIGIPAKLLPEIVESLEALSQKAMKAVREKTVYSLYSKGLPHNKESINHI